A segment of the Gossypium hirsutum isolate 1008001.06 chromosome D10, Gossypium_hirsutum_v2.1, whole genome shotgun sequence genome:
catatgtggaatatttttaatgagatataatctattacttaaataaccttataagataattacatgtgaaaaataataaaataaataaataatacatgaaattaaaaaaaacctcttaatttaaagaaaataaagataattatctaaaaatattaaCTCAATGGAAAAATCTCTTAATAAACAAACATATTAAAGATTGAaacttttttagaaaaaagaaagaaaaaagattgaaaccttgaatttattaataaaatctattaGAAAAAGCAATTTGAAAAAATCAAACATTGATGGCCGAAAAagacttaaaataaaattaagatcattttgataaaacatgcaaaaattaatgactaaatttaccattaaacctaatttttatgaagagattaaATGATACACGTGCCGTTATGAGCTATTTAAGTTTGAGACTACACAACATGTAATACTAATTAATATAACATCTTAGCCTTATAAACAAAACTTCTGagcatttaaattatttaataattaatataaaattatttgtttGATGAAAAGAAATTGACCAACCATAATATTGTAGGAATcttaaaatagacaaaaatactTTACTTGTATAAAAGAAaagattaattcaaaattttaattactaaaattatatAAGTTTAGTATGGTTGGTTCACACTCTTAGCTTTTTATAtctgtattaaaattttaaaagttaaaatatattttatgtttttatgtactttataacatttaaaatttaattctcttctatattttggatttaaaaatttaagttcaattgttaatattGTAAAAATTCTTCTGTTTAAATTATCTgatatgacattttaaaattagaaaaaaaatcacttCATAGTcatgtaacaataaaaataacgTTGGAAATATTGAttaggattttttttcttaaaatatccaTTCAAATTCGTATTGATAAAATAGTCTTTTTTGTTGGAATAGTGTTTTGACCTTAGTGTTTTGATtaaaatagttaacaatattagttatttagactaactaatgacattataaaagcaAATTGACCAGATTATgtaaaaattttaagtatatagattaaatctcaagttCCAACATACTTTAGAGACCATAATTGAAATTTGATCATTGACttatattgtttaaaaaaaaacaatgaaaaaaccTAAAGGAATTGAGAAGTCATATGTTAGTTTCTAATACTCTTAGgacattcaaattatatataatcatgaaatattttaataaaaaataatgatattaattatttgaattaattaaattaggttagaagttaaaaaatagagattaaatctcaagtttaagtataataaaggaataaaactaaaatgtaagaaaaatgtaataaaaaaagattttttttttttacaataatgattttttttcctaGGAATTCCTAGTTAAAGTGGGAGTATTCCATAACCAAGTAGCGTccaaaatcataaattactaGGAATGTAACCTTGCGGGGTAaactttttgtatttttaaataatgtttttataaataatattttttaatcattatatatgttaaataaaaaatattataaaaacatttTGAGATGATTAATTTACAcactattattttaaattaatttgtttatcaAAAACTAATCCCATAGCATTATTATAAAGTAGTTTaatattatagaaatataaatattatataaagttaaattgaattgagtttttttttttaaattgaacacatgtaattaaatgttattatgaaaaaaaatagtaagaaaaTAAACGAAATTTTGTGTAGAATATTCCAACTTTTATTGGTCAATTAGAAAGGATAAATTGCATAttactataaatttttttatatttagtacAAAATAGCTGTAACTTTTTcttattcattattaatatatatgggGTTGTTGGACAATtatattaaatgtatttttatttattatttataaattttattttgttatgcatAAATATTTCAGTGTTACACATTATTATAGGAAACTTGATTCACAAAAAGttaatttaaactaatttatttcttttaataagTAATTTTGTGACgttactaaaaaataaaatacaataatattagTACATTGTTAATAAGTAATTTCTTATTATGTTTATAaacattgttattttatttaattatttttgttataaatttaGGGTTaagtatgttttaaataaataattttattattattgaaaatcaattacattaaaatatcaatagtaaaattaagaaatatatgtATTGATACTAGTGAATAGTTCCTCCCTTCAGATTAtccttaatttaataaattctaaTTTGTCGAAGATCTCAAGGCTATATATTCATAATGGAATAtaatattagtaaaaaaaaatgaaataatcaaTTTTTGACATTGTTAGTTTAGTCTATTAGAATCCATTCTCAATCCATGTTCTATTAGTATACGTTTTAACACATAGCTTACTACAAACCATaccaaaattacttttttttttttactcaattgttTTTCcaaccagaaaaagaaaaaattgaataatcttttatcccaaaaattttaaaaattaaaataaaggagCTTTACATTAATGTTAAGAACAATTAGACATTAATgatattaagtaaaaataattacattttatttaatgatttaatattaatttaaaatatatctaaaaccacaattaaaagtaaatataaaaaataaaaggtgaattttGATCCTATTTATTTCATACTTCTTTGTAAgagttaaaaatatattttatatattatatttctaagagtaattgagttggtgttagtagaggtgatcatgggttgggcggTCCGGCCCGGCCTAGCAACCCgctcgaaatatgggagggttcgggtaaaaatataggtccgaaatatgggtttgggcaaaaaaacgaggcccgacCTCCGGCActacttttttggcccgggcccagcccgaatatataataaatatattttttatttttttattttaaaatatttttaaaatatttttttattttttatttttaaaataaatttttagtgtttattaaaataatgggccgggctgggctcgagcttagaaattttttcccgggccgggcctaGACAAAATTTCAAGATCATATTTTGGGTCTGGCCCGGGCCTAAGATGCGGGCCAAAATCTTTTtaggcccggcccatgatcacctctaattgTTGGTCACAATTTCTTCATATTAGctttcatagttttttttttaattttagtacgCATTACCAAAAAAATTTTCCACAATTTTGTGATTTCATTTTCTTCAcattttttttatgctttttattttattcactcTATTTTCTTTGAGAGTAGacgtgattttatttttaatttttaaaatttaatcacgTTTTGACATATATGTAAAATTTGTTAATATAAAGGTACCACTAATTCTATTAGAAACTTTATTATGATAGGTCATAatgatgaaaatagattcaagATGACGAGGAGGAGGATGGATCATTTGAGACTTAAATCTTTTGTGTATCAATGATGTGGTGGGTTTCTTgaatttttgtcaattttttttagttaattaatgttCATTGTCGCGTTAATTTGATGATGATCAAAttgatacatttttttatttgtttctaaaTTATTCTAGTGTTGCAGTTAATTTCAACttgtatttttcttttccttatatatatatagagagagaaagaGTCCCCACTCCACTATTTACTGTATTTCCAAGCGAAGTGGTATAATTTTGTTTGCAACataagtatatatgtatgtaagcTTTGATGCTGTATTTCCATGTCTTGTCCTCGTCCATCAAAACCTCCATTCTTTCATTCTACATGAAAGATCAAACTATCATACCAACAAATCCCTGAATCAAACTTGAAAAACCCTTCAAAAGAATCCAACCCAAAACCAAAATGCCCACTTTCAACTTCAAATTCATCTTCATTAGCATCTTCCTATCCCTTCTCTTCCTCCATACCTGTAATTCTGTCTCGATTTTAGACCTCGATGGTGCACTGGCAAGCAGTGAAATCGATGCAAGGGCAAGAAGGGTTTGCACCAAAAAGCTTGAAGATTGTTTAGAAGAGGAAGAAATGGAGTCAGAGAGCAACAGGAGGGTGCTGGTGATGCAAAGGAAGTACATTAGCTATGAGACACTGAGGAGGGACATGGTCCCATGTGCTACCCCTGGTGCTTCTTACTATGATTGCAATGGCGGTCATCAAGCGAATCATTACAACCGAGGGTGTGAAGTTATTACAAGATGTGCTAGAGGTATCAAAGGTATCAAaacctgaaaaaaataaaaatcccccccaaaattttatgtttttaacctACCATATATAGCTGCTTTGTGCAAAGTGGTATCTTTCTGGGTTTTTCTTATATTGTTGTATATTAAAGGTTGTTAATTTTAATCTGCTTAATATAATTGCATGTTTAACTTGAATTTTGGGATCTGAGACTTCCCTGTTAAGAGTATTTATGAAAATTGACTTGGTGTTTGATAGGGAAATTATGAACcttcattttttgttttcttgGTTTCTGAATATCTTTCCAGTAAGTGCCTAAATATCTTGAGAAAGTTCTCAAGTACTTACTTCTTTCTGTTGAAGAAGTGTAGCTATGCAGTGGAGAAGAGAAGTGTTAATTTACGAATTACTATCAAATCTGACCTGACCTGCCCTGTCCTTTTCTGATGATGaatcaaatttcaattaaatatagGCTTCTCTCCAACCTAACCTATTCCATGGACTGAAGAGATATCATCCTTAAATCAAACCCctcttttgaaaaaaaacagCCCTTGATACCCCATCACAAGATAAATCCATTAATTCTTTAGTGTTTAGCTATGCTACTGTAGGCCTGTATCTGGTTTCTCCTATAATGGTATAATACTTGGACTCAGGTGGCAAGTATTGGATGCTTTTATGAGATTTTTGTGCATTTAGAGGGTCATATTTTATACCTATATCTCAATATGCATTAGGAAAGGATATCAAACATTGGTACTTCAAATAGAATGAAAATGTCGAAGCAATAGTATGGATGCCTTCATTCATTGAAATAGAAACCAAAATCATTCCTTGCCGTTAAAGGATCATTCTGGTTTTTCCTAGCAGTACTGATAGAggaatttcatttcatttgattttaacattatgagtttgaaaaacttcTTTTAGCTTTGATCATCACACTGTGGTAAGTGTGATGATTGTTGCTTGTTTgtggtttcttttctttttcattcactTAAATGAACTTGATGCCCTTTGCACAGTCTTTACTTCTGTGGAATTTAAAGTCATTGAACTGATTCTTCTCCaacatatacacataatcaatGATGGTTTGCGTACCATATAAGTTAGATCTTCTCTATATGTACTACAAGAAGATTGGGAAAGGAAAGAATTATAAGGGATTTCTAGTTTATAACATGTTGTAACTGATAACCATGGTCTACCTAGTTACTCAAATTCGAGTGTAAGTATCGGACAGTCTGTTTGCTCGAAATATCCTTGTGAGAATTTAACATAATGTTTGTTTTCTTTGGATTATTGTTATCTAATGCAAATAATCAGCTAATACAGATGCTGTGGGGGTTGATCAAGAAAATCATGACTAAAAAAACCCTAATGGATTGAGTTGGATTTTTGAAACTAGAACTAGCAAGGACTATTTACAACCAAAAACGCAACATTTTATGTTTTGAGTTAAGCTCAACCTTACCATTTGCTCAACCCTGTTTTTATATCTAGCCGAAGATGCTAAGACTTTATCATATGACTTCTGCAGCGTTGTACTCGCAATTATTCCTCGACTTTGGATATGAAGCATATATTAAAGAAGTTTTCAACACAAATACtgaatacaaatatttaaaaaaaaatttgtccaaccgatatatataaatatatatatatgcatgtgtctATATATATTTATTGGGTAGCATAATTAGAATAAAGTGAGGTGATCGCAAGGCACTATCCTTAAATGCTGAAACACATTGTTTCCCATCACTTATTTGCGGCTCTTAGTGCACCGTATTCAGTGCCATTGGCTATTCCGTCCACTGTCAATGGCTGAAATCCATATCCAACTCATTGTCTACGAGTTGGtccaccctttttttttttttttacaaagttggACCTATATGTTTACACGTTGGGTTGAATAATCGAACAAATTTTAACTTGAGATTTAGTAAAACGGATATAGAAAATagtaacccaaaaaaaaaaaggcttttaaTGAATAATGATAttctctataaaaaaatatgaatagaaACACTAGCATTAAACTTTTTTCACAAATCCGCCACAATTagcaaagaaataaaatgaggTTAAGATATGCTtagtccttaattttttttatatttaaaatttagtcctatttttcaaattaaaaaatccaGGTCTGATTGTTAATCtcattaaaatgattttattaaattcgtTGGtgcaacattttataatttaaaaaatattcattttgtgGCGGTGTAATGGAGAAATGATGCTGTAATGGATTGGTTTGATTTACGATTTGTCCCTTGAAGTATACTCGTTTTCTCActttggtatttaatttttttttatccaatttggtacctaaagtaCACTCACTTCCCAGTTTGGTATTTGAAGTATGCCTCTTATATAtcttttttatccaatttttgatagacgttaaaaaaaattgatagccAATCATAAAGTACTACgtgaaaataagataaataaaaaaaatttagttaaaattaataaaaatttctaaaaatatagtACACCAAATTATATACCACTAAGCATTTCCTTTATTTCCTTGTATATAATCTTGTCCTTGTATACCAtttttgtttacatttttttataatattatt
Coding sequences within it:
- the LOC107914744 gene encoding protein RALF-like 24; amino-acid sequence: MPTFNFKFIFISIFLSLLFLHTCNSVSILDLDGALASSEIDARARRVCTKKLEDCLEEEEMESESNRRVLVMQRKYISYETLRRDMVPCATPGASYYDCNGGHQANHYNRGCEVITRCARGIKGIKT